From the Methanocaldococcus fervens AG86 genome, the window AAAGTAGGAGGGAGGGAAGAAGAGTTCCAGAAAATTTAGCTATAGAAAAACCATCTTTAAAGGATATTGAGAAAGCATTAAAAAAGCTTGGATTAAAACCAAAGATTCATAGAGAAAAGAGGTATCCAAGACAGCACTGGGAGATTTGTGGATGTGTAGAGGTTGACTATAAAGGAAATAAACTGAAATTATTAAAAGAGATATGTAAGATTATAAAAAGAAAGGAATAAAATAAAAAATTAAAAAAGTTAATTTATTGGTAATTTATTGTGGTTTTTCCATTAATGCCTTTTTACTTAATCTCTTACCTTCTGGATGGTGTGGTTTTCTACTAACTGCGTCCATTGCTTTCTCTAATTCTCTTGCTTCATCTACCAATTTAGCAGCGTATCTAATCATTTCATGAGCTGATGCAACTATTGGAATATACTTCTCT encodes:
- a CDS encoding signal recognition particle subunit SRP19/SEC65 family protein, translating into MIIWPAYIDKRKSRREGRRVPENLAIEKPSLKDIEKALKKLGLKPKIHREKRYPRQHWEICGCVEVDYKGNKLKLLKEICKIIKRKE